One segment of Rubripirellula amarantea DNA contains the following:
- a CDS encoding S-adenosylmethionine decarboxylase family protein → MQPFPSFSRINESPSLTGTEWIIDANGCDPQRLTELATIKRITDDVVRDLELNVVGHPLSHQFPSPDGLMPGGVTLLYLLSESHLAVHTYPEFGTLTLNLYCCCHREPWDWQTHLRDRLGASRVEVKQIPRGNLVDRSDQGHTDDEVQR, encoded by the coding sequence ATGCAGCCTTTTCCCTCGTTCTCTCGAATCAACGAGTCACCGTCCCTTACGGGAACGGAATGGATCATCGATGCGAATGGCTGTGATCCTCAACGGCTCACTGAATTAGCGACGATCAAACGCATTACCGATGATGTCGTCCGTGACCTTGAACTGAATGTCGTTGGCCACCCGCTGTCGCATCAATTTCCCTCGCCTGATGGTTTGATGCCCGGCGGAGTGACATTGTTGTATTTGCTCAGTGAATCGCACTTGGCCGTGCATACGTATCCCGAGTTTGGGACTCTGACATTGAACTTGTACTGTTGTTGTCATCGTGAACCCTGGGACTGGCAAACGCATTTACGAGATCGCCTTGGGGCCAGTCGTGTGGAAGTGAAGCAGATTCCTCGAGGCAACCTTGTCGATCGAAGCGATCAGGGCCATACAGATGACGAGGTACAGCGATGA
- a CDS encoding SPFH domain-containing protein, with the protein MGLFDRLRGELIDIIEWIDDSQNTLVWRFPRHQNEIKNGAQLIVRPGQVAVFVSSGEIADVYQPGHYELTTQNMPIMSTLNGWKYGFASPFKAEVYFVRTTQITDLKWGTPNPIMMRDPEFGPIRIRGFGTYGLRAIDAKALLKEIVGTDGDFGADDITTLLRSIIASSFADVVSKLQMPALDLATKYTELSEHIRKEVCERIDDEYGLDCPQLYVVNISLPEAVEKALDTRTSMGVIGDMQRYQQYQMGTAMTAAAENPSGGGAAEGMGLGVGMAMAHQMGMGLGSAAHQPGAAQPSGSAQQTPPALPSQGVAWHVANQGKSEGPFTAEVMASLVSQGQVTSETMVWSAGMPQWLPASQVPALAAWFAQVPPPPPPAS; encoded by the coding sequence ATGGGACTTTTTGACCGACTTCGTGGCGAACTGATCGACATCATCGAGTGGATCGATGACTCACAAAACACGCTGGTTTGGCGGTTCCCACGGCACCAAAACGAAATCAAGAACGGAGCCCAGCTAATTGTGCGACCCGGCCAAGTTGCCGTGTTCGTGTCCAGTGGCGAAATTGCTGATGTCTATCAACCGGGGCACTATGAGCTGACGACTCAGAACATGCCAATCATGAGCACGCTCAACGGTTGGAAGTACGGCTTCGCAAGCCCTTTCAAGGCGGAAGTGTACTTTGTTCGTACCACTCAGATTACCGATTTGAAGTGGGGAACTCCCAATCCAATCATGATGCGAGATCCCGAATTCGGTCCCATTCGAATCCGTGGTTTTGGAACCTACGGGCTTCGCGCGATTGATGCCAAAGCTCTTTTGAAAGAGATCGTGGGGACTGATGGCGACTTCGGTGCCGACGACATTACGACGCTCCTACGTTCGATTATCGCGAGCTCGTTTGCCGACGTGGTTTCCAAGCTACAAATGCCTGCCCTTGATCTCGCTACCAAGTACACCGAGCTATCCGAGCACATTCGCAAAGAAGTTTGCGAGCGAATTGATGATGAATACGGGCTGGATTGTCCGCAGTTATACGTCGTTAACATCTCATTGCCCGAAGCTGTCGAAAAAGCTCTCGACACGCGAACGAGCATGGGTGTCATTGGTGACATGCAGCGCTACCAACAATATCAAATGGGCACCGCGATGACAGCCGCGGCGGAAAATCCCAGTGGTGGTGGAGCGGCTGAAGGGATGGGACTCGGAGTCGGAATGGCAATGGCTCACCAAATGGGAATGGGATTGGGTTCAGCAGCTCATCAACCCGGCGCAGCCCAGCCGTCGGGTTCGGCGCAGCAAACCCCACCCGCTTTGCCATCGCAGGGTGTAGCTTGGCATGTGGCTAACCAAGGAAAATCGGAAGGCCCATTCACCGCCGAGGTCATGGCATCTTTAGTGTCCCAAGGCCAAGTTACCTCTGAAACGATGGTTTGGAGCGCTGGAATGCCACAATGGTTACCCGCTTCGCAGGTGCCCGCATTAGCAGCCTGGTTTGCTCAAGTGCCACCGCCACCACCACCGGCAAGCTGA
- a CDS encoding YdcF family protein, producing the protein MSSHSIATYFIDSKFIGTMTSSTSPHSPARAFFIASGIAIATAMVIVGATLLLNGTDKATRTATSICMPIGVLWLGLLTLGIAAWLSGHRMTSALFLTLFLFVSITANSAVADRMISLIEWHATKVTATKESPYRMAVVLGGGTSVRAGGTAEVNNEGERLVSAAQLWHAGLTQAIVATGASPDGDYHAKDVTAELLVSLGVPNDVIFKIDGQNTSQEMMYLRALLNDPPARFPEKGTAVLITSAFHMRRAMRLADGQRLDLEPHPVSFSVDRKRDFTPAVIVPTAPAVEQFSVALKEILAEVVGR; encoded by the coding sequence ATGTCTTCTCATTCCATTGCCACCTACTTTATCGATTCGAAGTTCATCGGAACCATGACCTCTTCAACATCGCCACATTCTCCTGCGCGTGCCTTTTTTATCGCGTCGGGGATTGCCATCGCAACAGCCATGGTAATCGTCGGCGCAACCTTGTTGCTTAATGGAACCGACAAAGCAACTCGTACAGCGACATCGATTTGCATGCCTATCGGTGTGCTTTGGTTGGGATTGTTGACCCTGGGAATCGCGGCCTGGCTCAGTGGCCATCGGATGACGTCCGCTCTGTTCCTCACTCTGTTTCTTTTTGTGTCGATCACTGCCAACTCAGCAGTCGCAGATCGAATGATCTCTTTGATTGAATGGCATGCAACAAAAGTTACCGCGACGAAAGAGTCGCCCTATCGAATGGCCGTGGTACTCGGTGGGGGAACATCGGTGCGGGCTGGTGGAACCGCGGAAGTCAACAACGAAGGCGAGCGGTTGGTTTCCGCAGCGCAGCTTTGGCATGCGGGACTAACCCAAGCCATCGTGGCGACCGGCGCCAGTCCGGACGGAGATTACCACGCTAAAGACGTCACTGCTGAACTGCTGGTTTCACTGGGTGTTCCGAATGATGTGATCTTCAAGATCGATGGACAGAATACGTCGCAAGAAATGATGTATCTCCGGGCACTCTTGAACGATCCACCCGCGAGATTTCCAGAAAAGGGAACGGCAGTTCTAATTACCAGTGCGTTTCATATGCGTCGCGCGATGCGACTGGCTGACGGACAACGTCTTGACCTCGAACCACATCCGGTCAGTTTCTCGGTCGATCGAAAGCGTGATTTTACTCCGGCTGTCATCGTGCCGACGGCGCCGGCGGTTGAGCAGTTCAGCGTTGCACTTAAAGAAATCCTTGCGGAAGTTGTTGGTCGCTAG